The sequence below is a genomic window from Deltaproteobacteria bacterium GWC2_55_46.
GCCCAGGTTGCCGACAGTGTCAAGACCTACGGCAGGGACCTTCGCCTTCACTCGGCTGTCGTTTTTGGCGGAGTAGGCTTTCAGCCGCAGGCAGACCAGCTCCGGCGCGGGGTCGATATACTGGTCGCTACCCCGGGGCGCCTTCTTGACCATGCCGGGCAAAGGACTGTCAACCTTTCAAAGATCGAGATACTCGTCCTTGACGAGGCGGACCGCATGCTGGACATGGGCTTTATCCACGACATAAAAAGGATAATAAAGCTCCTTCCTCTGAAGCGGCAGAACCTGCTCTTCTCCGCTACGTACTCTGACGAGGTCAGGGATCTTGCCGAGGGGCTCTTGAATAACCCGGAGATGGTAGAGGTCGCGCGCAGGAACACAACGGCTGAGACTGTCAGGCAGGTAGTCCATCCTGTAGGCCATTCACGCAAGAGGGAGCTCCTTACGCACCTTATAAAGGAAGGGGATTGGCGCCAGGTGCTGGTCTTTACCCGTACCAAGCACGGCGCGAACAGGCTTGCGACACAGCTGTTGAGCGACGGCATCAACGCGACAGCCATACATGGGAACAAGAGCCAGGCCGCGCGCACGCGCGCGCTGGCTGACTTCAAGAAAGGTTCGGTCAGGACACTTGTGGCTACGGATATCGCCGCCCGTGGCCTTGATATCGACAGCCTTCCTCATGTAGTCAACTTCGATCTCCCGCACGTGCCTGAGGATTACGTCCACCGCATAGGCCGCACCGGGCGGGCCGGGGCGGACGGGATGGCGCTCTCCCTTGTGAGCTCCGAGGATCAGCCCTTGCTTCACGGCATCCAGCGTCTGCTTGGGCGCAAGATCACGGTAGAGGAGGTGGCGGACTTTAAGCGTGAAGCCGCGCATACGTCTGCTGCCGCTCCTTCTGACAGGCAGACTGAAATCCTGCATCTCCGCCCCAAAAGGGCGGGAGGCTTCAGCCGTCAGCCCTCTCGCAGGCGCTGAGTAAAAGTTCTCTCTTCTAAACTCAAAAAAAGACCCGCCTTTTATGGCGGGTCTTTTAGTTTGGATTATCTGTAGAGTATCCCCGGAGGGCCGTCTGGCTGGGCAGGCTCTTCGTCAAAAGGGGAGAGATCGATGGAGGGGACCTCTTTTGGCTTTTTCTCCATCGGTGCCTCGGCATATAACGCGGCGCTAAGGCGCGCAAGGTCGTCTGTTCTCAGCTTTTCGAGCCTCTTTATCTTATCGGCAAGCAGATCTTTTTTGCGCCCGGCTGTTTTGTTCTTAAGTACTTCGATCGACTCAAGCACATTGCCGGTATATGAGCTTACGGCCTCAAAGACGCTCGCATGCCGCTTAGGGCCAGGCGGCTCGGTTATCCTGATCTCCTTAAGCACCGCGGCGGCCTTCTGCACTGCCGCCTGGGATGGCCCTGTAAAGCCAGAGCTATTCATTAATATAGTTGCTTCTTTATTGAAATTCTCTACAATGTTAATAGCCGTTGTTACGGCGTCACCCTGGGCCGGAAGGTCGGCTGGCAGGAGCAGAAAAACAAGTAAAAGAAGGGCCCTTATCATGTCTCGCAGTATATATGCTGCCTTTGGGGCTGTCAAACAGGCATGAAAAACGATATCAGGCAAAGGCTTTTCATAATAGACGGAAGCTCTGTGATGTACAGGGCCTTCCACGCGATACCGGCCACCTTTTCCACCTCGAAAGGCCTGCCCACGAACGCGGTATACGGCTTCATGCAGTCCTTAAGGAAGATACTTAACGACTTTAAGCCCGAGTACGCAGTGATAGCCTTCGACGTCAAAGGGCCTTCTTTCAGGCACGCGCTTATGCCAGGCTACAAGGCCGATAGGCCGCCCATGCCCGACACTTTAAGCGTCCAGGTGCCCTACGTTAAGCGCATAGCGAAGGCTTTTAACGTGCCAACCCTTGAGATGGCCGGTTTTGAGGCCGACGACGTCATAGCCACTCTTGTAAAGAAGTTCGAGGCCATGGGAATTAAGCTCGCCATCATAACCGGCGACAAGGACATGTACCAGCTCGTTGACGAGAATACCGTTATACTCGATTATCTAACCGAAAAAGAGTACGGCCCAGATGAGGTGAAGGAGAAGTTCGGGGTAGAGCCTCAACGCATAAAGGACCTGCTTGCCCTTTCCGGCGATACATCGGACAGCGTGCCAGGGGTCCCTGGGGTAGGCTTCAAGACAGCCGCCAAATTACTGGCTGAGTATGGTTCTGTTGAAGGAGTTTTTGACAATATAGAGAGCATTTCCAAGCCTAAGTTAAAGGAAAGTCTTAAGGCAAGCAAAGACCAGGCGCTTCTTTCTCTCCAGCTCGTTACCCTGAATATGGACGTCCCCATCGAATGCGCCCTCGAAGAGATCAAGTACTCTGGGCCGGATTATGCCGCCCTCGAACCACTATTAAATGAGCTTGAGTTCAGGAAGGTCTTGCATGAGATACTCCCTCGGGCCCCCAAGGTCGAGGAAGAGGGGCTCGATCTCGTTGCCATAGCAGGCAAAGAGGCCCTTGCCGGGCTTGTGATGGAGACAGCGGCCCTTAAAACTCTCTCGGTCACGCTGTCGCTAACCGAGGAAGGGTTTGGGGGGAAGCTCAAGGGGGTCGCCTTCGGACTCAACGATAAGACGGCCAGGTATGTGCCTGTCGTATTGGGCGGTCTTACGGAAGATGAGCTTCTTGAGGCCCTTAAGCCTCTTATCGAAGACCCCGGGATAATAAAGCACACAGACAGTTCAAAGGCCCTCTATCTGTATTTCAATAAGATGGGCATAGAGGTGAGGGGCATAGATATGGACACCTCTCTGGCCTCTTACCTTGTGAACCCTTCGAAGCCGGACCACTCGATAAGCGCGCTCGGCTATGAGCTGCTGGGGCTGTCGCCTGAAGAGTTGAGGGGCGGTGTGGATATCGCGATAGAATCAAGGGCCGAATGTAAAAAGGCGTGTAATATACTTAAGATCGCCGAATTACTTAAGGCTGAGCTTCAAGGCAATGGCCTCTGGGACCTTTACATTGACATGGAGCTTCCGCTTGCCAGGGTATTATCTGAAATGGAGGCGTTGGGCATAAAAGTCGACAGAGAGAAGCTTCTGCTCATCGCGAAAGAGATAGAGATCGAGCTATCAAGCCTTGAAAAGCGGATCTACGCCGCGGCTGGCATGGAGTTCAACATAAATTCGCCAAAGCAGCTCGCGGACCTGCTTTTCGACAGGCTCAAGCTCAAGCCCGTAAAAAAGACGAAGAAAGGGTACTCTACGGACGAGGAGGTTTTGACTCAGCTCGCTTCCGTTCATGAGGCGCCCCGGCTCATCATAGGCTTCAGGCAGCTTTCAAAGTTGAAATCTACCTACGTTGACGCGTTAAGCGCCCTTGTAAACCCCGCGACCGGAAGGGTCCATACCTCGTTCAACCAGACTGTCACCGCTACCGGGCGCCTTTCAAGCTCCAGGCCGAATATGCAGAATATCCCTATAAGGGGCGAGATGGCCGGCAGGATCAGGGAGGCCTTTGTCGCCGAGGCAGGCTACTCTTTCGTCTGCGCCGACTACTCGCAGATAGAGCTTCGTATAGTCGCGCACCTTTCTGAAGACCCGTTGCTCATTGATGCCTTCATGAAGGACGAGGACGTGCATACAAGGACCGCGAGCGAGGTATTCGGCCTCATGCCGGGCCTTATCACCACGGAGATGAGGAGGAGGGCCAAGGCCATAAACTTCGGCATCATCTACGGCATGGGCCCTTTCGGCCTCTCTACCGAGCTCGGCATCTCGATGAAGGAAGCCACAGATTACATCAACAGGTACTTTGACCGCTACAGGCTAGTAAAGGATTTTATCGACAGGACCGTGGCTGAGGCCGCCGAAAGGGGGTACACAAGGACGGTATTCGGCAGGCGCAGGTTCATCCCGGAGCTTAAAAGCCCGGTGGAATCGACCGTGAGGCTCGGCAACAGGCTTGCGATAAACACCCCCATCCAGGGTTCGGCGGCGGACATGATTAAGGCCGCGATGATAAGTATCTCGGCTGCCTTGAAGGATAGGCGGATGAGGACAAGGATGCTCCTGCAGATTCACGACGAGCTGATATTCGAATCACCCTCTGAAGAGGTCGATGATGCCAAAGAGCTTGTAAGGGCTGAAATGGAAGGCGTGGTCGCGCTCAAGGTCCCTGTAAAGGTCAATATAGAGACCGGGCCGGACTGGAGGAGCGTCGAGTAACCCTGAGCTTTGAAGCCATATGGGTTCACCGGTCCTTTGTAAATAGTCAGGTCGCCATGCAAAAAGGTCTTGACCTTGATTTTTATTAAAGTTAAAATTTATCAAAAATGTAACCATGGCATTTTTTGAAGCTTTGCACGCTTAGCTCAAGCCTCCAGGGACCTAAATATATAGCAGAATATTAAAAAAAGCTCAGGCCCGGGTCTACCCAGCCCGGCATTTTAACAGTGTCAGCGCAAAAAAAACAGAGATGGCCTTGATGAACGACGTCAAAAAACCGTACACTACAGGCGCGGTCGCTTCTTACTGTCACGTTACCATAAACGCGGTAAAGAAGTGGATAGCCTCAGGAAAGCTTCTTGCGTTCAGGACCCCGGGAGGTCATTTCCGCGTAAACAGGGAGGACTTCATCAGGTTCCTTGAGCGGTACAAGCTCGAGATAAAAGAGGAGATATTCCCGGACAGAAAAAAGGTCCTTATCATCGACGACGAGCAGGATATCAGGGAGTTCATCAAGGGCGCGCTCGAGGCCATGGGCAACGGCTTCCTTGTAGAGACGGCAGGTGACGGCTATGAGGCCCTCATAAAGGTTGGGGACTTCAAGCCCGAACTCCTTGTCCTTGACATACGGATGCCGAAGATAGACGGGTTCGAGGTCTGCAGGCGCATAAAGCATGACAGCAGCACAAGCCAGATAAAGATACTTGCCGTTACCGCCTACGGCAAGGAGGACATCGAACGTATTATCCAGTGCGGGGCGGACTATTGCCTTCCCAAGCCCATCAAGCTCAAGGATTTCCAGAAGAACGTCCAGAGGCTCTTAAAGTAGCGGCCGGTCTACCTCAGGCCGATACTTGTGACGGCGGGAGTTTATGAAGTCACCTTTCAGGCACCTCTCCATATACCACAAGTTCATCATCTCGCTCTCGATCATATTCGCTATAGCCTTTGCAGAGTACGAGTCTTTCCTCGTGAAATCCCGCCAGGTGGAGCTCTATGACGACCTGAACGCGCATATCAGCTCCGCCAGGGTCTCGATGTCGAAGCTCGAGTACCTCCTTGACCTGTTCGTAGTGGCGTGGAAGCCGGAGTACGGCACCATCGATATCATCATGAGCAGCGTT
It includes:
- a CDS encoding DNA polymerase I; translation: MKNDIRQRLFIIDGSSVMYRAFHAIPATFSTSKGLPTNAVYGFMQSLRKILNDFKPEYAVIAFDVKGPSFRHALMPGYKADRPPMPDTLSVQVPYVKRIAKAFNVPTLEMAGFEADDVIATLVKKFEAMGIKLAIITGDKDMYQLVDENTVILDYLTEKEYGPDEVKEKFGVEPQRIKDLLALSGDTSDSVPGVPGVGFKTAAKLLAEYGSVEGVFDNIESISKPKLKESLKASKDQALLSLQLVTLNMDVPIECALEEIKYSGPDYAALEPLLNELEFRKVLHEILPRAPKVEEEGLDLVAIAGKEALAGLVMETAALKTLSVTLSLTEEGFGGKLKGVAFGLNDKTARYVPVVLGGLTEDELLEALKPLIEDPGIIKHTDSSKALYLYFNKMGIEVRGIDMDTSLASYLVNPSKPDHSISALGYELLGLSPEELRGGVDIAIESRAECKKACNILKIAELLKAELQGNGLWDLYIDMELPLARVLSEMEALGIKVDREKLLLIAKEIEIELSSLEKRIYAAAGMEFNINSPKQLADLLFDRLKLKPVKKTKKGYSTDEEVLTQLASVHEAPRLIIGFRQLSKLKSTYVDALSALVNPATGRVHTSFNQTVTATGRLSSSRPNMQNIPIRGEMAGRIREAFVAEAGYSFVCADYSQIELRIVAHLSEDPLLIDAFMKDEDVHTRTASEVFGLMPGLITTEMRRRAKAINFGIIYGMGPFGLSTELGISMKEATDYINRYFDRYRLVKDFIDRTVAEAAERGYTRTVFGRRRFIPELKSPVESTVRLGNRLAINTPIQGSAADMIKAAMISISAALKDRRMRTRMLLQIHDELIFESPSEEVDDAKELVRAEMEGVVALKVPVKVNIETGPDWRSVE